The DNA region GGGTTCAAGCGACGGGTCGTGCGGCACCTTCGAGAGCAGCTCCCTCGCTATTTGCTCCGCTCCCCTGGAGTGCTCGTAAAGGCTTTTGTCCGGCTTAGCTTTCTTTTTCTTCATGAGCTCAACCAGCTCTTCCCGCTCCATAGCTCACACCCAGCAGAAGTCCCTGTAGGAACATCTCCTGCAGTAGGGCTTCCTTTCAGCTTCGGGTGGGTTCTCAAGGGAGATAACCTTTTCGATTCCCTTAAAGGCTTCTTCGAGCGCTTCAACATCCTCCTCGCTCAGCCCGACCTCCTCAGCCGTGCCCTCTTTGGGGTATGAAACGAGCCCCATGGCCTTCACTCCGGCCTTCCTAAGGAGGTAGAGGTAGTACTTCAGCTGCCACTTTGCAGGCTCCTCGAGCTTTGAGCTCTTCTTGACCTCAACCACCTGAAGGCCGCTTCGCTTCCTCACGACGTCGAGCTTCGCCCCTTCAATGAGAACCTCCCTCCAGTCCCGCTCGTAAGACTCTTCGTGGATAATCCTCCCTATCAGCATGTCGTCGTTCTGACCTCCTCCCCGCCCTGAAGGGCGAGGGTTCCAACGGTTTAACCCCTCGCCAATGACGGGAAGGTTTGAGGGGTCTCATTAAAACTCAAACCAAAACGGGTCTTCGACCCCTCAGGCCGGGCCTTCGGCCAATTACCCCTACCTCCCGCAAGAGCGGGAAGGCTCGGGGTTATGGTTTTGACAACCTTTCTCAAAATGTTAAAAGCACCAACTAAATCCGCATTCGTGACAACGCCCTCCCTGTGGCACTTAAACAAACCTCTAAAAATTCTTCCATTAGGGTGGCGTTGACCACAGAGAGGGCAGGTTTGAGAAGTGAAAGCCTCATTAACTACCAAAACTTGAACACCATACTCTTCAGCAACCTCTGTTAAACGTTTAATA from Thermococcus stetteri includes:
- the cas4 gene encoding CRISPR-associated protein Cas4, translated to MLIGRIIHEESYERDWREVLIEGAKLDVVRKRSGLQVVEVKKSSKLEEPAKWQLKYYLYLLRKAGVKAMGLVSYPKEGTAEEVGLSEEDVEALEEAFKGIEKVISLENPPEAERKPYCRRCSYRDFCWV